One genomic region from Anabaena sp. PCC 7108 encodes:
- the guaA gene encoding glutamine-hydrolyzing GMP synthase, with protein sequence MNTAVTLPTEPASQTQSNLRKLDRQIVVILDFGSQYSELIARRIRETQVYSEVLSYRTTAEHLRQLNPKGIIFSGGPNSVYSDHAPHCDPEIWNLGIPILGVCYGMQLMVSQLGGEVTKAERGEYGKASLYIDDPTDLLTNVEDGTTMWMSHGDSVTKMPPGFELLAHTENTPCAAIADHDKKLYGVQFHPEVVHSLGGIALIRNFVYHICDCEPTWTTAAFVEESIREIRARVGEKRVLLALSGGVDSSTLAFLLYKAIGEQLTCVFIDQGFMRKLEPERLLKLFQEQFHIPVKYVNARDRFIASIAGVTDPEEKRRRIGHEFIRVFEETSKDLGHFDYLAQGTLYPDVIESADTNVDPKTGERVAVKIKSHHNVGGLPKDLRFKLVEPLRKLFKDEVRKVGRSIGLPEEIVQRQPFPGPGLAIRILGEVTADRLNILRDADLIVRQEINQRGLYHEVWQAFAVLLPIRSVGVMGDKRTYAYPIVLRIVTSEDGMTADWARVPYEVLEAISTRIVNEVKGVNRVVYDITSKPPGTIEWE encoded by the coding sequence ATGAATACAGCGGTGACTCTACCAACCGAACCAGCATCTCAAACACAGTCAAATTTGAGAAAGCTTGATCGCCAAATTGTTGTAATTTTAGACTTTGGTTCTCAATATTCTGAACTAATAGCTCGTCGTATCCGCGAGACTCAAGTATATTCTGAAGTCCTTTCCTATCGCACTACAGCTGAACATTTACGCCAACTCAATCCGAAAGGGATTATCTTCTCTGGAGGTCCGAATTCAGTATATAGTGATCATGCTCCCCATTGTGACCCAGAAATCTGGAATTTGGGAATCCCCATTTTAGGCGTATGCTATGGGATGCAATTGATGGTCAGTCAACTAGGTGGGGAAGTAACCAAAGCTGAACGAGGTGAATACGGGAAAGCATCATTATATATAGATGACCCTACAGACTTGTTGACTAATGTTGAAGATGGCACCACAATGTGGATGAGTCATGGCGACTCAGTCACAAAAATGCCACCGGGATTTGAATTACTAGCACATACAGAAAATACTCCTTGTGCAGCTATTGCTGACCACGACAAGAAACTTTACGGTGTACAGTTCCATCCTGAAGTCGTACATTCCCTTGGTGGCATAGCATTAATTCGTAACTTTGTTTATCACATTTGCGACTGCGAACCCACCTGGACAACAGCAGCTTTTGTAGAAGAGTCAATTCGGGAAATTCGCGCTAGAGTCGGTGAAAAGCGGGTGCTGTTGGCGCTTTCAGGGGGAGTAGATTCTTCAACTCTGGCATTTTTGCTGTATAAAGCCATTGGTGAACAGCTAACTTGTGTGTTTATTGATCAAGGCTTTATGCGGAAGTTAGAGCCAGAACGATTGCTGAAGTTGTTCCAAGAACAGTTTCACATTCCCGTAAAATATGTGAATGCACGGGATCGCTTTATTGCTTCTATTGCTGGTGTCACAGACCCTGAAGAAAAACGCCGTCGCATAGGACATGAATTTATCCGCGTCTTTGAAGAAACATCCAAAGACCTTGGCCATTTTGACTATTTAGCTCAAGGTACATTGTATCCAGATGTAATTGAATCTGCTGATACCAACGTTGATCCGAAAACAGGTGAACGGGTAGCAGTCAAAATCAAGAGTCATCACAATGTTGGTGGTTTACCCAAAGACTTAAGATTTAAACTGGTGGAACCGTTGCGGAAACTTTTTAAAGATGAAGTCCGCAAAGTTGGTCGTTCTATTGGTTTACCAGAAGAAATTGTCCAAAGGCAACCTTTCCCAGGTCCTGGTTTAGCAATTCGCATTTTAGGTGAAGTCACCGCCGATAGGTTAAATATTTTACGCGATGCCGATTTAATTGTCCGCCAAGAAATTAACCAGCGCGGCTTGTATCATGAAGTTTGGCAAGCATTCGCTGTATTACTACCGATTCGGAGTGTAGGTGTCATGGGTGATAAACGTACCTATGCTTACCCGATTGTTTTACGGATTGTCACTAGTGAAGATGGGATGACGGCAGATTGGGCCCGTGTACCTTATGAGGTCTTAGAAGCCATTTCTACCCGCATTGTCAACGAGGTCAAAGGGGTAAACCGCGTGGTTTATGATATCACTTCTAAGCCACCTGGAACTATTGAGTGGGAGTAA
- a CDS encoding cation diffusion facilitator family transporter, which yields MTYDNRAEVRKVLIITLLLNLFVMGLKAFVGYSTGSLSLLADALHSVTDSANNVLGLFASKFSSPYPDREHPYGHHKFEAVGALGISAFLGIACFEIIQGAVERILKGSEPVTITAAELWLLLIVLGVNIFVTFYERGVGKRIGSPILIADATHTMSDVWVTIAVLGGLIGIWWLNFQWLDVVLAFPVALLVFWSGWSVLKENLPSLVDEMAIAPEAIHAIAVAVPGVVNCHDIASRGVLGRQVFMEMHLIVDAPDVETAHRITEEVESQLEARFSPVRILIHVEPPAYKSENISFEPGVK from the coding sequence ATGACTTACGATAACCGTGCCGAAGTGCGAAAAGTTTTAATTATTACCCTATTACTTAATTTATTTGTAATGGGATTAAAAGCATTTGTGGGGTACTCAACAGGTTCTCTGAGTTTGTTAGCTGATGCATTGCATAGTGTGACGGATAGTGCCAACAATGTTTTAGGATTGTTTGCTAGTAAGTTTTCTTCCCCATATCCAGATCGAGAACATCCCTATGGACACCACAAATTTGAAGCGGTAGGAGCCTTGGGAATTTCGGCCTTCTTAGGAATAGCCTGTTTTGAGATTATCCAAGGAGCAGTGGAGAGAATTCTTAAAGGTAGTGAACCTGTAACAATAACAGCAGCTGAACTATGGCTATTACTGATTGTCTTAGGTGTGAATATTTTTGTCACCTTTTATGAACGTGGTGTAGGTAAGCGGATAGGTAGCCCAATTTTGATTGCTGATGCTACACATACAATGAGTGATGTTTGGGTGACGATTGCTGTACTTGGTGGTTTGATTGGTATTTGGTGGTTAAATTTTCAATGGCTAGATGTAGTCTTAGCCTTTCCTGTGGCTTTATTGGTATTTTGGAGTGGATGGTCGGTTTTAAAAGAGAATTTACCTTCTTTAGTCGATGAAATGGCGATCGCTCCCGAAGCTATCCATGCGATCGCTGTTGCTGTTCCTGGAGTGGTTAACTGTCATGATATCGCCTCCCGTGGCGTTCTTGGCCGCCAAGTTTTTATGGAAATGCATTTAATAGTAGATGCACCAGATGTAGAAACTGCTCACCGTATTACCGAAGAAGTCGAAAGCCAATTAGAAGCACGCTTTAGTCCAGTTAGGATTTTAATTCATGTTGAACCGCCAGCATACAAGTCTGAAAACATTAGCTTTGAACCGGGAGTAAAATAG
- a CDS encoding response regulator, with protein MQANLPLAGLRILVVDDDEDSRFYITTVLEADGASVQAVPSAASAREILPNFQPDALICDIAMPEEDGYTFIRKVRSLKVNQGGRVPAIALTAYTDSEDRICALEAGFQNHVAKPVDPSELVAIIANLVKLNQFVLSKSHGFL; from the coding sequence ATGCAAGCTAATCTCCCCTTGGCTGGCTTACGCATTCTTGTCGTTGATGATGATGAGGATAGCCGTTTTTACATAACTACGGTTTTAGAAGCTGATGGAGCCAGTGTTCAAGCAGTTCCATCAGCTGCCTCTGCTAGAGAAATACTACCTAATTTCCAACCTGATGCGTTAATCTGCGATATTGCTATGCCTGAAGAAGATGGTTATACCTTCATTCGTAAGGTGCGATCGCTCAAAGTAAATCAAGGAGGACGAGTTCCTGCTATTGCTCTTACTGCTTATACAGATAGTGAAGATCGTATCTGTGCCTTAGAAGCTGGCTTTCAAAATCATGTAGCTAAACCTGTTGATCCAAGTGAATTAGTCGCAATTATCGCTAATTTAGTCAAGTTGAATCAATTTGTACTCAGTAAATCACACGGTTTTCTTTAA